In Arthrobacter sp. QXT-31, one genomic interval encodes:
- a CDS encoding isocitrate lyase/PEP mutase family protein yields MTSPEPSPAMSEPAGSQSAASQSAASQSARADAFRSMHEGGAVPLVLVNVWDAASARLVEKAGARAIATSSSAISWSLGFPDGSHMPPGLAFDVLRRIAAATGVPVTADIESGYAGSDGSFDDGRLRQTVAAVLEAGAVGVNLEDSGGVRLTAIGEQARRIRLVRSIAADSGVHLFINARTDTYLSGQFGDSAFDETLARAEGYLAAGADGIFVPGVTDLHVLHELSRRIPAPVNALAGVGSASVGELHDAGVRRVSIGGNAAKAAYATVSRVAAEVLGDGNWSELAGAPSHADMDALFTRQDG; encoded by the coding sequence ATGACGTCACCCGAGCCCTCACCCGCAATGTCAGAGCCAGCAGGATCGCAGTCTGCAGCGTCGCAGTCTGCCGCATCGCAGTCCGCCAGGGCGGACGCCTTCCGCAGCATGCACGAGGGCGGCGCCGTTCCCCTGGTGCTCGTGAATGTGTGGGATGCGGCATCGGCGCGCCTGGTGGAGAAGGCGGGCGCGCGGGCCATTGCCACCTCGAGTTCGGCCATCTCCTGGAGCCTCGGGTTCCCTGACGGCAGCCACATGCCGCCGGGCCTGGCATTCGACGTGCTCCGCAGGATTGCCGCGGCCACGGGCGTCCCGGTAACGGCCGACATCGAATCCGGGTATGCGGGCTCGGACGGCAGCTTCGACGACGGCCGGCTCCGGCAGACCGTGGCGGCTGTGCTCGAGGCCGGCGCGGTGGGAGTGAACCTCGAAGACTCGGGCGGTGTCCGCCTCACGGCCATCGGCGAGCAGGCCCGCCGCATCCGTCTCGTCCGCAGCATCGCGGCGGACTCCGGCGTCCACCTTTTCATCAATGCCCGGACGGACACGTACCTTTCCGGGCAGTTCGGGGATTCCGCCTTCGACGAGACCCTGGCGCGGGCCGAGGGTTATCTTGCCGCGGGGGCCGACGGCATTTTCGTTCCCGGCGTGACGGATCTGCACGTCCTGCATGAACTCAGCCGGCGGATACCTGCGCCGGTGAATGCCCTCGCAGGCGTCGGTTCGGCGTCGGTGGGCGAACTGCACGACGCCGGTGTGCGGCGGGTCAGCATCGGCGGCAATGCGGCCAAAGCGGCATATGCTACGGTCTCCCGCGTGGCGGCCGAAGTCCTGGGCGACGGCAACTGGTCGGAACTTGCCGGGGCACCGAGCCACGCCGACATGGATGCCCTGTTCACCCGGCAGGACGGCTAA
- a CDS encoding GerMN domain-containing protein — protein MKSSWGVRPLTTAVAAFCLTLPLWLASCAPSQNVYDAGRSPAAAPEPRPAPPASLPGAGSGLASGSGTKGEGTVAGVSEAVPPTGTASAVPGGSDPGGQTAGAPAAGGSGPGGPPSGGLGIPDPQAQLPGEAGQQPAPASGAAAGPASAGPTAPGSTAPGSTAPGSALPGSTSPGTGTGTAVYYVAIDDGGRSGVRFGCNDSLVAVRNADSSISEPLQAAMSRLLSGPDAPPASGLYNALSASSLQYVSGYLDGTTVVVNLTGAVQPGGVCDLPRIEAQLTHTAVTAVGAVRAEIYVSGVPLAEVLGLR, from the coding sequence ATGAAGTCAAGCTGGGGAGTCAGACCGCTGACTACGGCGGTTGCCGCCTTCTGCCTGACACTCCCCCTGTGGCTCGCCTCCTGTGCCCCCTCCCAGAACGTGTACGACGCCGGGCGCTCCCCTGCGGCGGCACCCGAACCGCGCCCGGCGCCTCCGGCCAGCCTGCCCGGCGCGGGCTCCGGCCTGGCTTCCGGTTCCGGCACCAAAGGCGAGGGAACGGTGGCAGGGGTTTCTGAAGCCGTTCCTCCCACCGGCACGGCGTCGGCAGTCCCCGGAGGATCGGACCCCGGCGGCCAGACGGCCGGCGCCCCCGCCGCCGGTGGATCAGGGCCGGGCGGGCCTCCGTCCGGCGGCCTCGGCATCCCCGACCCGCAGGCACAGCTGCCGGGCGAAGCCGGACAGCAGCCGGCTCCTGCTTCCGGTGCCGCAGCCGGCCCGGCTTCCGCCGGCCCCACAGCGCCGGGTTCCACAGCACCGGGTTCTACAGCACCGGGTTCTGCGCTGCCCGGTTCCACGTCGCCGGGGACTGGAACAGGCACTGCTGTCTACTACGTGGCGATCGATGACGGCGGGAGGTCCGGCGTGCGCTTCGGCTGCAATGACAGCCTGGTGGCGGTCCGCAACGCGGACTCCTCCATCAGCGAGCCGCTGCAGGCCGCCATGAGCAGGCTGCTGTCCGGTCCGGACGCACCGCCGGCGAGCGGGCTGTACAACGCGCTGTCAGCGTCCTCGCTCCAGTACGTCTCCGGCTACCTCGACGGCACCACTGTGGTGGTGAACCTGACTGGCGCGGTCCAGCCCGGCGGCGTCTGCGATCTGCCGCGGATCGAAGCGCAGCTCACCCATACGGCCGTCACGGCCGTGGGGGCCGTCCGGGCGGAGATCTATGTCAGCGGCGTGCCGCTGGCAGAAGTTCTTGGCCTCCGTTAG
- a CDS encoding NAD(P)H-dependent oxidoreductase, protein MSKSTVLALVGSLRADSHNRKLAEAIQLNAPEHIEIVIHESLGNIPFYNEDIDVEGQVPAAATALREAAGQADALLLVTPEHNGTMPASLKNAIDWLSRPFGAGALAGKPTAVVGTAFGQFGGVWAQDEARKAVGIAGARVLEDAKLAVPGSMVRFAETHPKDDAEVVEQIKGLFDALAAVEPAGAAA, encoded by the coding sequence ATGTCCAAGAGCACCGTACTCGCACTGGTGGGAAGCCTCCGCGCCGACTCCCACAACCGCAAGCTTGCCGAAGCCATCCAGCTGAACGCCCCCGAACACATCGAGATTGTGATCCACGAGAGCCTGGGCAACATCCCGTTCTACAACGAGGACATCGACGTCGAAGGCCAGGTCCCCGCCGCCGCCACCGCCCTGCGCGAGGCAGCCGGCCAGGCCGACGCTTTGCTGCTGGTCACCCCTGAGCACAACGGCACCATGCCCGCCTCGCTGAAGAACGCCATCGACTGGCTGTCCCGCCCGTTCGGCGCCGGCGCCCTCGCCGGAAAGCCCACGGCCGTCGTCGGTACCGCCTTCGGCCAGTTTGGCGGCGTCTGGGCCCAGGACGAGGCCCGCAAGGCCGTCGGCATTGCCGGCGCCCGCGTTTTGGAGGACGCCAAGCTCGCCGTCCCCGGCTCCATGGTCCGCTTCGCGGAAACCCACCCGAAGGACGACGCCGAGGTTGTCGAGCAGATCAAGGGCCTCTTCGATGCCCTTGCCGCCGTCGAGCCTGCCGGCGCAGCCGCCTAA